In Carya illinoinensis cultivar Pawnee chromosome 16, C.illinoinensisPawnee_v1, whole genome shotgun sequence, a single window of DNA contains:
- the LOC122298361 gene encoding beta-amyrin 6-beta-monooxygenase-like: protein MDILVSYLLQIVVLCISLLLIFMRIYRNKPTSPRLPPGRKGWPFVGETLEFGRACVSGDPEKFITDRMSKYSPDVFQSSLFGENFAVFCGASGNKFLFSTANESVNTWWPRSLLESLNFPFDVEGFKDELDELRAMLPEFLKPAALQRYVPVMDSMAKEHMEIDWSPSKEVKALPLARKYTFAIACRLLINVTDTERVNRFTNLLNLVGAGLISAPIKLPFTAFNRAVKAGKLFHEELFAIIRQRKVEFLEKKGQENVLDVLTRMLLIIEENGREISEKAVAASITGLFIGSYDTTSSTITSTLRYLAESPHAYNEVLKEQMEIAKSKGPGELLNWDDIQKMRYSWNVACEAMRLAPPGQGAFREVTSELTYAGSTVPKGWKAYWTVASTHKNPKYFPDPEKFDPSRFEGHGPTPYTFVPFGGGPRMCPGKEYARLEILTFIYNMVTKFKWEKLNPNEKIIFSPAPTPVNGLPLRLNPLKNST from the exons ATGGATATCTTGGTCTCGTATCTACTTCAGATTGTTGTCTTGTGCAtctctcttcttctcatcttcatGAGAATCTACCGAAACAAACCCACCTCCCCCAGGCTTCCACCGGGCAGAAAAGGATGGCCTTTCGTGGGTGAAACTTTGGAATTCGGCAGGGCCTGCGTAAGTGGTGATCCAGAGAAGTTCATAACTGATAGAATGAGCAAATACTCCCCAGATGTCTTCCAATCCTCCTTGTTTGGAGAAAACTTTGCTGTATTCTGCGGTGCTTCTGGGAACAAGTTCTTGTTTTCAACTGCAAACGAGAGTGTCAACACATGGTGGCCCCGCTCGCTGCTTGAAAGTCTGAATTTTCCTTTCGACGTGGAAGGGTTTAAGGACGAGCTCGACGAATTGCGAGCAATGCTCCCTGAATTTCTGAAACCGGCCGCTCTGCAACGCTACGTACCTGTAATGGATTCCATGGCAAAAGAACACATGGAGATAGATTGGTCTCCTTCTAAAGAAGTGAAGGCTCTCCCACTGGCAAGGAAGTACACCTTTGCAATTGCATGTAGGCTGTTAATAAACGTAACAGATACAGAGCGTGTAAACAGATTTACTAATCTCTTGAATCTCGTTGGAGCTGGCCTCATATCAGCTCCGATCAAACTTCCATTTACAGCTTTTAATCGTGCAGTTAAAGCTGGCAAACTCTTCCATGAGGAGCTCTTCGCCATCATTAGACAGAGAAAGGTGGAGTTCTTAGAGAAGAAAGGGCAAGAAAATGTACTAGACGTGTTGACTCGCATGCTCCTTATTATAGAAGAGAATGGCAGAGAAATTAGTGAGAAAGCGGTTGCAGCTAGCATTACTGGTTTATTCATTGGCAGCTACGATACAACAAGTTCGACAATTACATCAACTTTGAGGTATCTTGCAGAGTCACCCCATGCCTACAACGAGGTTCTAAAAG AACAAATGGAGATAGCAAAGTCCAAAGGTCCAGGCGAGTTGCTGAATTGGGATGACATTCAGAAGATGAGGTATTCTTGGAATGTGGCATGTGAAGCAATGAGGCTAGCACCACCTGGTCAAGGAGCTTTCAGAGAGGTCACATCTGAACTCACTTATGCGGGTTCGACAGTTCCAAAAGGATGGAAG GCTTACTGGACAGTAGCTTCAACACACAAAAACCCCAAGTATTTTCCTGATCCAGAAAAGTTCGATCCATCAAGATTTGAAGGGCATGGGCCTACACCATATACTTTTGTACCATTTGGAGGAGGACCTCGAATGTGCCCTGGGAAGGAATATGCACGATTAGAGATACTCACTTTCATTTATAATATGGTGACCAAATTCAAATGGGAGAAACTAAATCCCAACGAAAAGATTATATTCAGTCCAGCACCTACCCCAGTTAATGGTCTTCCGCTTCGCCTTAATCCTCTTAAGAACAGTActtag
- the LOC122298465 gene encoding beta-amyrin 6-beta-monooxygenase-like isoform X1: MDLFFSYLLQLAILCISLLYIFFTIYIKKYTSPKLPPGRRGWPIIGETLEFGKACKNGDVEKFITQRMTKYSPELFRTSLFQENFAVFCGASGNKFLFSTANKYVTPWWPRFIVEALNFPTEMECFKDELTKLRAMVLEFLKPEALQRYVPIMDSMAKEHLEIGWSPYKQVKVLPLTKEYTIAVACRVFIDIEDPERLNRFANLFHQITTGLLSLPIKLPGTAFSRAIRQGKLLLEEILGIIRERKMELLETKGPAKEDMLTRLLLIIDENGQGMNEKSIACQIAGMLIGSYDTTSSTITSVLRYLVEFPHVYNEVLKEQVEIAKSKGPDELLSWNDIQKMKYTWNVACEAMRLSPPSQGAFREVTTELIYLGVTIPKGWKAYWTVASTHKNPKYFPDPEKFDPSRFEGSGPAPYTFVPFGGGPRMCPGKEYARLEILTFIHNVVTKFKWEKVNPNEKILFNLAPTPQNGFPIHLEPLKKN; this comes from the exons ATGGATCTCTTCTTTTCGTATCTACTACAGCTTGCAATCCTCTGCATCTCTCTCCTTTACATCTTCTTCaccatttacataaaaaaatacacatctCCAAAACTCCCTCCCGGCAGGAGAGGATGGCCCATCATTGGCGAAACTTTGGAATTCGGAAAGGCCTGCAAAAACGGTGACGTAGAGAAGTTCATAACTCAAAGAATGACCAAATACTCACCAGAACTGTTCCGAACCTCCTTGTTTCAAGAAAACTTTGCTGTGTTCTGCGGTGCTTCTGGGAACAAGTTCTTGTTTTCAACTGCGAACAAGTATGTCACCCCATGGTGGCCACGCTTCATCGTCGAAGCTCTGAATTTTCCTACTGAAATGGAATGTTTTAAAGATGAGCTCACCAAATTACGAGCAATGgtgcttgaatttcttaaaccAGAGGCTCTACAGCGCTACGTACCTATAATGGATTCCATGGCCAAAGAACATTTGGAGATAGGTTGGTCTCCATATAAACAAGTGAAGGTTCTCCCACTGACAAAGGAGTACACCATTGCTGTTGCTTGTCGGGTGTTCATTGATATAGAAGATCCGGAGCGTTTAAACAGATTTGCCAATCTCTTTCATCAGATTACAACGGGCCTTTTATCCCTTCCTATTAAACTTCCAGGTACGGCTTTTAGTCGTGCAATTAGACAAGGCAAGCTCCTCCTTGAGGAGATCCTTGGCAtcattagagagagaaagatggaATTGTTAGAGACGAAAGGGCCAGCAAAAGAAGACATGTTGACTCGATTGCTCCTAATAATAGATGAGAATGGGCAAGGAATGAACGAGAAGTCGATCGCTTGTCAGATTGCAGGTATGCTCATCGGCAGCTACGATACAACAAGTTCAACAATTACATCCGTACTGAGATATCTTGTAGAGTTTCCGCATGTCTACAACGAGGTCTTAAAAG AGCAAGTGGAGATAGCAAAGTCCAAAGGTCCAGATGAGTTGTTGAGTTGGAATGACATTCAAAAGATGAAGTATACTTGGAATGTGGCATGTGAAGCAATGAGGTTATCACCACCTAGTCAAGGAGCTTTCAGAGAAGTCACGACTGAACTCATCTACTTAGGAGTTACAATTCCAAAAGGATGGAAG GCCTACTGGACAGTAGCTTCAACACACAAAAATCCCAAATATTTTCCAGATCCAGAAAAGTTTGATCCTTCAAGATTTGAAGGAAGTGGACCTGCACCATACACTTTTGTACCATTTGGAGGAGGACCTCGAATGTGTCCTGGGAAGGAATATGCACGATTAGAGATACTCACTTTCATTCATAATGTGGTaactaaattcaaatgggaGAAAGTAAATCCCAACGAAAAGATTTTATTCAATCTAGCACCAACTCCACAGAATGGTTTCCCGATTCACCTTGAACCTCTCAAGaagaattaa
- the LOC122298465 gene encoding beta-amyrin 28-monooxygenase-like isoform X2: MDLFFSYLLQLAILCISLLYIFFTIYIKKYTSPKLPPGRRGWPIIGETLEFGKACKNGDVEKFITQRMTKYSPELFRTSLFQENFAVFCGASGNKFLFSTANKYVTPWWPRFIVEALNFPTEMECFKDELTKLRAMVLEFLKPEALQRYVPIMDSMAKEHLEIGWSPYKQVKVLPLTKEYTIAVACRVFIDIEDPERLNRFANLFHQITTGLLSLPIKLPGTAFSRAIRQGKLLLEEILGIIRERKMELLETKGPAKEDMLTRLLLIIDENGQGMNEKSIACQIAGMLIGSYDTTSSTITSVLRYLVEFPHVYNEVLKAWTTQQFLPLTCKTQGDERSGCHGGPHPCQQILQWIWDTVCTGGRFPHVMLVVTMLYYVWAYSLSLAIGKG; the protein is encoded by the exons ATGGATCTCTTCTTTTCGTATCTACTACAGCTTGCAATCCTCTGCATCTCTCTCCTTTACATCTTCTTCaccatttacataaaaaaatacacatctCCAAAACTCCCTCCCGGCAGGAGAGGATGGCCCATCATTGGCGAAACTTTGGAATTCGGAAAGGCCTGCAAAAACGGTGACGTAGAGAAGTTCATAACTCAAAGAATGACCAAATACTCACCAGAACTGTTCCGAACCTCCTTGTTTCAAGAAAACTTTGCTGTGTTCTGCGGTGCTTCTGGGAACAAGTTCTTGTTTTCAACTGCGAACAAGTATGTCACCCCATGGTGGCCACGCTTCATCGTCGAAGCTCTGAATTTTCCTACTGAAATGGAATGTTTTAAAGATGAGCTCACCAAATTACGAGCAATGgtgcttgaatttcttaaaccAGAGGCTCTACAGCGCTACGTACCTATAATGGATTCCATGGCCAAAGAACATTTGGAGATAGGTTGGTCTCCATATAAACAAGTGAAGGTTCTCCCACTGACAAAGGAGTACACCATTGCTGTTGCTTGTCGGGTGTTCATTGATATAGAAGATCCGGAGCGTTTAAACAGATTTGCCAATCTCTTTCATCAGATTACAACGGGCCTTTTATCCCTTCCTATTAAACTTCCAGGTACGGCTTTTAGTCGTGCAATTAGACAAGGCAAGCTCCTCCTTGAGGAGATCCTTGGCAtcattagagagagaaagatggaATTGTTAGAGACGAAAGGGCCAGCAAAAGAAGACATGTTGACTCGATTGCTCCTAATAATAGATGAGAATGGGCAAGGAATGAACGAGAAGTCGATCGCTTGTCAGATTGCAGGTATGCTCATCGGCAGCTACGATACAACAAGTTCAACAATTACATCCGTACTGAGATATCTTGTAGAGTTTCCGCATGTCTACAACGAGGTCTTAAAAG CCTGGACAACTCAACAATTCCTACCTTTGACCTGCAAGACCCAAGGAGATGAGCGCTCGGGGTG TCATGGTGGTCCCCACCCCTGCCAGCAAATCTTGCAATGGATATGGGACACTGTATGTACTGGTGGCAGGTTTCCCCATGTCATGTTAGTCGTCACCATGCTGTATTATGTGTGGGCCTACAGTCTGTCCCTTGCGATAGGAAAGGGGTAA
- the LOC122298465 gene encoding beta-amyrin 6-beta-monooxygenase-like isoform X3, which produces MSARGEQVEIAKSKGPDELLSWNDIQKMKYTWNVACEAMRLSPPSQGAFREVTTELIYLGVTIPKGWKAYWTVASTHKNPKYFPDPEKFDPSRFEGSGPAPYTFVPFGGGPRMCPGKEYARLEILTFIHNVVTKFKWEKVNPNEKILFNLAPTPQNGFPIHLEPLKKN; this is translated from the exons ATGAGCGCTCGGGGTG AGCAAGTGGAGATAGCAAAGTCCAAAGGTCCAGATGAGTTGTTGAGTTGGAATGACATTCAAAAGATGAAGTATACTTGGAATGTGGCATGTGAAGCAATGAGGTTATCACCACCTAGTCAAGGAGCTTTCAGAGAAGTCACGACTGAACTCATCTACTTAGGAGTTACAATTCCAAAAGGATGGAAG GCCTACTGGACAGTAGCTTCAACACACAAAAATCCCAAATATTTTCCAGATCCAGAAAAGTTTGATCCTTCAAGATTTGAAGGAAGTGGACCTGCACCATACACTTTTGTACCATTTGGAGGAGGACCTCGAATGTGTCCTGGGAAGGAATATGCACGATTAGAGATACTCACTTTCATTCATAATGTGGTaactaaattcaaatgggaGAAAGTAAATCCCAACGAAAAGATTTTATTCAATCTAGCACCAACTCCACAGAATGGTTTCCCGATTCACCTTGAACCTCTCAAGaagaattaa
- the LOC122298590 gene encoding 60S ribosomal protein L39-3: MPSHKTFMIKKKLAKKMRQNRPIPHWIRMRTDNTIRYNAKRRHWRRTKLGF, translated from the exons ATG CCGTCGCACAAGACCTTCATGATCAAGAAGAAGCTGGCCAAGAAGATGAGGCAGAACCGACCCATTCCCCACTGGATCCGTATGCGGACCGACAACACAATCAG GTACAACGCAAAGCGCAGGCACTGGCGCCGCACCAAGCTCGGGTTCTAA
- the LOC122299875 gene encoding ATPase 8, plasma membrane-type-like, with translation MASGNISLEDVKNENVDLERIPVEEVFEQLKCTREGLTTEEGQKRVQIFGPNKLEEKKESKLLKFLGFMWNPLSWVMESAAIMAIALANGGGKPPDWQDFVGIVVLLIINSTISFIEENNAGNAAAALMAGLAPKTKVLRDGMWTEQDAAMLVPGDLISIKLGDIVPADARLLEGDPLKIDQSSLTGESLPVTKNPGDEVFSGSTCKQGEIEAIVIATGVHTFFGKAAHLVDSTNQVGHFQKVLTAIGNFCICSIAVGMVIEIVVIYLIQHRPYREGIDNLLVLLIGGIPIAMPTVLSVTMAIGSHRLSQQGAITKRMTAIEEMAGMDVLCSDKTGTLTLNKLTVDKSLIEVFPKDVDKDTLVLLAARASRVENQDAIDASIVGMLGDPKEARAGITEVHFLPFNPVDKRTAITYIDHNGKWHRCSKGAPEQIIELCELKADVKKEAHDVIDNFANRGLRSLGVARQTIPEKTKESAGGPWEFLGLLPLFDPPRHDSAETIRRALELGVNVKMITGDQLAIGKETGRRLGMGTNMYPSSSLLGQSKDESIASIPIDELIEKADGFAGVFPEHKYEIVKKLQERKHICGMTGDGVNDAPALKKADIGIAVADATDAARSASDIVLTEPGLSVIVSAVLTSRAIFQRMKNYTIYAVSITIRIVLGFMLVALIWEFDFSPFMVLIIAILNDGTIMTISKDRVKPSPVPDSWKLKEIFATGIILGTYMAIMTVVFFHLAHDTDFFPKTFGVRHIADSMEELNSAIYLQVSIISQALIFVTRSRSWSFVERPGFLLVAAFIAAQLVATAIAVYAHWGFARIHGIGWGWAGAIWIYSIITYIPLDILKFIIRYGLAGKAWNNMLQNKTAFTTKKDYGKGEREAQWATAQRTLHGLQPPEQLFNDKSSYRELSEIAEQAKRRAEVSRLRELHTLKGHVDSVVKLKGLDIETIQQHYTV, from the exons ATGGCCTCCGGAAACATCTCCTTGGAAGATGTGAAGAACGAGAACGTTGATCTT gagCGAATCCCGGTTGAAGAAGTTTTCGAGCAGCTAAAATGTACAAGAGAGGGTTTGACAACAGAAGAAGGCCAGAAGAGGGTCCAAATCTTTGGCCCAAACAAGcttgaagagaaaaaagagagtaagCTTCTCAAGTTCTTAGGCTTCATGTGGAACCCCCTATCATGGGTCATGGAGTCTGCTGCTATCATGGCCATAGCTTTGGCCAATGGAGGG GGAAAGCCACCGGATTGGCAAGACTTTGTTGGTATTGTTGTGTTGCTTATTATCAACTCAACTATCAGCTTCATTGAAGAAAACAATGCAGGAAATGCCGCAGCTGCTCTTATGGCAGGCCTTGCTCCCAAAACCAAG GTGTTGAGAGATGGAATGTGGACTGAGCAAGATGCAGCAATGCTAGTACCAGGAGATCTTATTAGCATCAAGTTGGGAGATATCGTCCCAGCTGATGCCCGTCTCTTGGAGGGTGATCCGCTCAAAATAGACCAGTCTTCTCTAACTGGTGAATCCCTACCGGTAACCAAGAACCCAGGAGATGAGGTTTTCTCAGGTTCTACCTGCAAACAAGGTGAGATTGAGGCTATTGTTATTGCCACCGGCGTCCATACCTTCTTTGGCAAGGCCGCCCACCTTGTGGACAGCACCAACCAAGTTGGTCACTTCCAAAAG GTGTTGACAGCCATTGGTAATTTCTGTATTTGCTCCATTGCGGTCGGCATGGTGATTGAGATTGTAGTGATATACTTGATCCAACACAGGCCATACAGAGAGGGTATTGACAACCTGTTGGTGCTACTCATTGGAGGGATTCCAATTGCCATGCCAACAGTCTTGTCCGTGACCATGGCTATTGGGTCTCATCGCCTGTCACAACAAGGTGCCATCACTAAGAGGATGACGGCCATTGAGGAGATGGCAGGGATGGATGTCCTCTGCAGTGACAAGACAGGGACTCTCACTCTCAACAAGCTCACTGTTGACAAGAGCCTGATTGAG GTGTTTCCAAAAGACGTAGATAAGGATACTTTAGTCTTACTTGCAGCTAGGGCTTCCAGGGTTGAAAACCAAGATGCCATTGATGCTTCGATTGTTGGGATGTTGGGCGACCCTAAGGAG GCAAGAGCAGGAATCACTGAGGTGCATTTCTTGCCTTTCAATCCTGTGGACAAGCGCACTGCAATCACCTATATTGACCATAATGGAAAGTGGCACCGATGCAGCAAAGGTGCTCCTGAGCAA ATTATTGAGCTTTGTGAGCTAAAAGCAGATGTGAAGAAGGAGGCACATGACGTCATTGACAATTTTGCTAATCGAGGTCTTCGTTCTTTGGGAGTTGCTCGACAG ACTATTCCGGAGAAGACCAAGGAGAGCGCTGGAGGTCCTTGGGAGTTCTTGGGTCTCTTGCCCCTCTTTGACCCTCCAAGGCATGATAGTGCAGAGACTATCCGCCGGGCTCTTGAGCTTGGTGTCAACGTTAAGATGATCACTGGTGACCAGCTTGCGATCGGAAAAGAGACTGGCCGAAGGCTTGGCATGGGCACCAACATGTATccatcttcctctcttcttggCCAAAGCAAGGATGAGTCGATTGCCTCTATTCCTATTGATGAGCTCATTGAAAAGGCTGATGGGTTTGCCGGTGTCTTCCCTG AGCACAAGTATGAGATTGTTAAGAAGCTTCAGGAAAGGAAGCACATTTGTGGGATGACTGGAGATGGTGTCAATGATGCCCCAGCACTCAAGAAGGCAGACATTGGTATTGCAGTGGCTGATGCTACTGATGCAGCCAGGAGTGCATCAGACATTGTCTTGACAGAGCCAGGTTTGAGTGTGATCGTGAGTGCTGTATTGACAAGCAGGGCCATCTTCCAAAGGATGAAGAACTACACAATCTATGCTGTTTCTATCACAATACGTATCGTATTGGGATTCATGCTTGTTGCTCTCATTTGGGAATTTGACTTCTCTCCTTTTATGGTTCTCATCATTGCAATCTTGAACGATGGAACTATCATGACCATATCTAAGGACAGGGTAAAGCCATCTCCTGTGCCTGACTCATGGAAGCTCAAGGAAATCTTTGCCACTGGAATTATTCTCGGGACCTACATGGCCATCATGACTGTGGTGTTTTTTCATCTAGCACATGACACTGACTTCTTCCCA AAAACTTTTGGTGTGAGGCATATTGCTGATAGCATGGAAGAGCTTAACTCAGCCATCTACCTTCAAGTGAGCATTATTAGTCAAGCACTCATTTTTGTAACTCGATCAAGGAGCTGGTCCTTTGTTGAACGCCCTGGCTTCTTACTTGTTGCTGCCTTCATTGCAGCACAGTTG GTGGCCACTGCCATCGCTGTGTATGCACATTGGGGCTTTGCTAGGATCCATGGCATTGGATGGGGATGGGCAGGAGCGATCTGGATCTACAGCATCATTACATATATCCCGCTTGATATCCTCAAGTTCATCATCCGTTATGGATTGGCCGGAAAGGCATGGAATAACATGCTCCAAAACAAG ACTGCTTTCACAACCAAAAAGGATTATGGAAAGGGTGAGAGGGAGGCACAATGGGCAACTGCTCAACGTACACTTCATGGACTCCAACCTCCTGAACAACTTTTCAATGACAAGAGCAGCTACAGGGAATTGTCCGAGATTGCTGAGCAGGCCAAGAGACGAGCTGAAGTTTCCAG GCTCAGGGAGCTACACACTCTTAAGGGGCACGTTGATTCCGTTGTGAAGCTGAAAGGCCTAGACATTGAAACGATCCAACAACACTACACGGTTTAA